One genomic segment of Caldimonas brevitalea includes these proteins:
- a CDS encoding AraC family transcriptional regulator, with translation MAGHRPSTAPHFMPPPGPDEPSVAGAYPALLLDIVAERGHDTTSVLEAGGLSASALAPPTAHLSAAAYAAMVLEAARVTGDPGIGLALGLRLHPSTHGFLGYALLTCRTLREAIELGMRYSGLRQRHLVFSLHVEADVAALEVRELAPMGPVRQILLEAMLAGAARALGVLLGAPSPGLALWFQHDEPPHFAAYREQLPAVLFGQSSNRMVFPSACLDAALPLHNRDAQAQAVGQCEHELQYAGVGGDADLPGWVQAQLELELLRPPALPQLAARLHLSERTLKRRLQAHGTSFQALLESARRRRALQLIAQRTLSVADIAALLGYQDPANFTRAFRRWTGRAPSEHRLDSGGTLHPPPR, from the coding sequence ATGGCAGGCCACCGTCCCTCCACCGCGCCACATTTCATGCCGCCGCCCGGGCCCGACGAGCCGAGCGTGGCGGGGGCCTACCCGGCGCTGCTTTTGGACATCGTCGCCGAGCGCGGCCACGACACCACCTCGGTGCTGGAAGCCGGCGGCCTCTCGGCCTCCGCCCTCGCGCCGCCCACCGCCCACCTGAGCGCTGCGGCCTATGCCGCTATGGTCCTGGAGGCGGCGCGCGTGACCGGCGACCCCGGCATCGGCCTCGCCCTCGGCTTGCGCCTGCATCCCAGCACCCACGGTTTTCTGGGCTATGCGCTGTTGACCTGCCGCACCTTGCGCGAGGCCATCGAGCTGGGCATGCGTTACTCGGGCCTGCGGCAACGCCACCTCGTGTTCAGCCTGCACGTCGAGGCCGATGTCGCCGCGCTGGAGGTGCGCGAGCTGGCCCCGATGGGCCCGGTCCGGCAGATCCTGCTCGAAGCCATGCTGGCCGGCGCCGCCCGCGCGCTGGGCGTGCTGCTCGGCGCGCCGTCGCCCGGGCTCGCTTTGTGGTTCCAGCATGACGAGCCACCCCACTTCGCCGCCTACCGCGAGCAGCTGCCGGCGGTGCTGTTCGGGCAATCGTCCAATCGGATGGTGTTCCCTTCCGCCTGCTTGGACGCAGCGCTGCCGCTGCACAACCGCGATGCACAAGCGCAGGCCGTCGGGCAGTGCGAGCACGAGCTGCAGTACGCGGGCGTCGGCGGTGATGCCGATCTGCCCGGCTGGGTGCAGGCGCAACTCGAACTCGAGTTGCTGCGCCCGCCCGCGCTGCCGCAGCTCGCGGCGCGCCTGCATCTGTCCGAGCGCACCCTCAAGCGCCGGCTGCAAGCCCACGGCACCAGCTTCCAGGCACTGCTCGAAAGCGCGCGGCGTCGGCGTGCGTTGCAATTGATCGCGCAACGCACCCTGAGCGTGGCCGACATCGCCGCCTTGCTCGGCTACCAGGACCCGGCCAACTTCACGCGCGCCTTTCGTCGCTGGACCGGCCGGGCCCCCAGCGAGCACCGGCTCGACAGCGGCGGCACGCTGCACCCGCCGCCGCGCTGA